The following is a genomic window from Nitrososphaerota archaeon.
GCAGTGATAGACGCACACGCTCACATTGGAGTGTTCGGGAGTTGGGCAGGGGTCTCGGCCACAGCAGGCCAACTGGTCGAACAGATGGACAGGTTCGAAGTTGAGAAGGCAGCCGTCTTCGGCCTCGACAACGAAGTCGTCAAACGGGCCGTCGACTCCCACCCGGGAAGGCTGGTCGGGTACGTCTGGCCCAACCCTCACGACCCAAGGGCGTTGGACCTCGTCCGGAAGGCTGTTGACGAGTGGGGGTTCAGAGGGGTGAAACTCCACCCGCTCTTGCATGCGTTCCTCCCTACCGACGACGAGGTCAGGCCCATCGTGGAGTTCATGGCATCCAGGCGCCTCCCGGTCGCCATCCACTCAGGTCATCCCCCGTTCTCGCTCCCGTGGAGCATAGGGGAGCTAGCTGAGAAGTACCCAGAAGCCAAGATAGTCATGCTCCACATGGGGCACGCCCATGGGGTCTACATCAAGGCGGCCATAGATACGGCGAGGAAGTTCGACAACATAACATTGGAGACATCCGGCGTGTCGATGCACTCCAAGATCAGGGAAGCGGTCGAGCGCGTGGGGGAGGAGAGAGTCGTCTTCGGCTCGGACTATCCTTTCCACGACTACTCCGTGGAGCTCCAAAAGGTCCGTGTCTCGGGGCTCAACGACCGCCTCCAGCGCAAGGTCCTTCACGATAACGCGGAGCGTCTGCTGTCGTGAGGCACCCGGTACCTGGTGATGGGAACTGAAGCGGCTCCAGCTGGGCAAGCTTCCAATCGATCTCCTGCGGCGGACGATGCTGACCAGTACAGGCGCGCCCTCAGACCTGGTCGTCGAAGGTCCGAAGCCCGGCCTTGACTTCGCCACCGTCAGGCTGGACGGTGGATTCCTCCTCGTGTCAGCCGACCCCATAACCGGCGCCACCGAAGACATCGGGCGTTACGCCATCCATGTGAGCGCTAACGACGTGGCCACCAGTGGTACCAGGCCGATGTTCGCCGAGACGGTCGTCCTTCTCGCAGAGGGCTCTTCAGCCGAGGATGCCGCCGTAATCGGGGAACAGATGCACGAAACTGCAGCGTCGCTGGGGATGGCGATCGTGGGGGGGCATACGGAAGTCACCCCCGGACTGAAGAGGACGATAGTGGTGGTCACAGCCTTCGGCTACGCCAAGAAGTATGTTTCGTCGAGTGGGGCCGAGGCAGGTGACACGATGATGATGACGAAGTTCGCGGGGCTGGAAGGGACGTCAGAGATAGCAGCCGAGCGCCCCGACCTGCTACGAGGCGTCCCGCGGGCCGCCTTGAGGAGGGCTGAAGGCCTTATCTCGCAGGTCAGCGTAGTCGAAGAGGCCGTCGCTGCGTTCGGGACAGGGAGCATTCACGCCATGCACGACTGCACCGAAGGAGGCGTCCTCGGGGCCGCCTATGAGATGTCACTAGCCTCTGGCCTCGGATTCGTGCTCGAAGAGGAGCTGGTCCCGGTGCTCCCGGAAACGGCGAAGATTTGTGAAGCACTGTCGATTGACCCGCTGAAACTCATAGGTTCGGGAGCCCTCATTCTGGCCGTGAGGAAGGGAGAGGAGATTGGGGTGGAGAGGGCACTCGGCGGGGTGTGCAAGGTCACGCGCATAGGGGACTTTGCGAGGGGGGGCAGGTCGGTCGTCGGCAGGGCCGGCTCAAGACGAGTGATGACCGAAGCCCCGCAGGACGAGCTATGGCGTGTGCTTCGTAGACCGCCTCGTAGAGCCTAGGGCCCTGACTCTCCAAGGCGGGAACCCTCCCACTTCGCCGAGGACTTCGCGGCCCAGGCGAATTTCTTCTGCAAGGACTTGCTGTACACCTTGGCCCACTCGAGCCCCACGTAGTCGCACCACGCCTTGTACACCCTTGGGTCGATGTAGTTCTTCAGCGAGGTGTTCAGGTTGTAGTTCTTGGTCCTCTCGTAGAATTCAAGCTCGCGCCTGAGCTTCGGGATCCTCTTCGAGTCGTTCTTGGAGACCGCTTCTTTGAGCTTTTGTTCCTTCTTCAAGCGAGATTCCTCCCAGTTCTTCGGAGGGGTCCTCTGGTGGTTGCAGAACACTGCAGCCTGCAGGTTGGCCTCCTTGGCATGGTAGAGCTTGTCTAGGTCGTCAGCCGCCCTCATGTCCTTCGCGCCTAGGATCTCCTGCGCCTTCGCTGTGGCGTGGAACGTCCTGAACACCTTTGCGGTGGCTCCGGGGACTATGGACGAGAGGAACTGGTTGACCATTCCAGAGCTGACGTTCTGGAACACTTCTTCCCCGGGGCCCTTCCCTGACATGAACTCCCTGAGGTTCCGCGCCACAGAAGCAGGCACCTTCTCAGACTTGTGCCAGAGGACCGAGTCCTTCCCGAGGAAGTTGAACTCTGCGAGGTCGCCGCCAAGCGTGACGTGCTCGACTCTGAGGGTGCTCGCCCCGACCGTGTCCGCCTCGTCTTCGTCCTTCTCGTCTCCGACCCTCATTCCTAAGGTGTCAATCAGATAGCACACCGTTGCGACCTGCCTCAGCCTTTCGTCCTTTGAATCGAGCTCTTTGCTCATCTTCCCTCGGATTTTGTTGAGGTGGGTCCCGACCTTCTTCGCGTTGTCGTACTTCGCCTTGCTCCGGGACTGCTGAAGTGGCGAACTCTCATGGAGCCAGACGTACTTTTCCTTGTCCGTGAGCTTGTCGACCCATTTGGCCATCCACATCGAGTTGTGGTCGTGGACCACTTCCTTCCAGTCGCCCGGCGGGACCTGGGCCGACTCTCCGAGGTTCAGGACGACATCCGAGGCGCCCACCCTCGGCTTCCACCTGCCCCTGAGAGGGTGCTGGCCCCGGCCCATGAACAGCCCCGGAGGCTCCACCATCCAGTTGGCAATGTCCACTTCCTTCCCGTCGAGGACCGCCTTGCCGTACCTGGCCTTCAGGGACTCCCGTCTTTCCTTCCTCGAAGCGGCCAGGGATTTCTTCTCCTCCTTGGGCATGGTTTCCTTCACAGCCTTCTCGCGGTCCACCTTCCGGTTCAGCGCGGTGAAGTCGAAATCACTGAACCTCGCCCCCCTGCACCACTCTGGAAGCTCCGTGACGAAGTCCGATGTGAAGTTGGACTGGAAGACCGGGTCCTGGACGTAGGGCGTGTCCTTTTTCTTGGCGAAGTTGTATGCCATTTCTTCGGCCGAGGCCGATAGAGGAACGACCTTCCCTCTCACCGAGATCGATAGGCCGTCGGGCTGGTAGGGGTCGGGAAAGTTGACTCCGTTGTGAGAAAGCGTCGTCCAGTAGGCGCTCATGAACGGGCTAACGAAGTTTCTCTTCTGCGTCTATTTAAAATCGTCATGCCCGTCTCTTCTTTCCTTGGGATGGTTAAATAAGCAGGGGGAGACGTGGCGCCCCATCTCATGTGGCTAGATTATCAGGGAGCCGTCGGCCACCCACTCAAAGACCCAGTCATGGTCGTCGCGGTCTCCACTGCCATGCCGCAGTATCGCGCGCTCTACTCGCAGGCGCGAGAGCTCGGGCAGTATATGCTCAAGAAGATGGAATTCAAGAGGATAGGGACCGTCAGGGCTTCGGCCTTCCCCCCTGAAATCATGGTCAGGGAAGAAGGGCTGGCTTCTCTACAGGAGTGCGGGTTCTACCTCTGCAGGGGGAAACACGACGTTGTCCTGTTCGCCGGAGACGCGAGTCCCATGGACGAGCAGTACGAATTCGCCCGGTTCATCCTGTCGAAGGCTGAGGAGATGGGAGTGAAGGAGCTCTATTCAATCGGAGCCAGGTGGGCGGAGAACCCGCTCCCGCCCGAGGCCGACCCGGAGGCGTCGGGGTTCGCTACGGACGCAGTCGGGGTCTCCAAGCTCAAAAAGAACGGTGTGAAGGTTCTGGGAGACGAGCCTGCCCCCTTCTTCGCATCCATGGTGGTCGCCATGGCCAAGGAACATGGAATCAGGGGGTACAAGCTCTCCGTGGATCACGGAGAACCCAGCCCGCACGTCCGTTCCGTCGTCAGGCTCCTCAGCGTCCTCGGGGCATTGGCCGGGTTCGACCTAGACCTAGAAGAGTTGCGCTCCAAGGCCCTGCCCGTAACCCCGACGAGGACGGCTCCCAAAGAGAGCATCTACCACTAGCAGACAACCTCCTCTTTCCCGTCGAAACGCCCGGCCACTATCCTACGCCTGCCTCGCGGAGACGCGTCCCTTCGGGGCTTTCAGCGGGTTCATGTCCCCTTCGCGAGCCTCGTCCCGACAATCGCCATCAACAAGCCTACCCAGTACGGGAGGTACCCCAGAGCTGAATCCACACCGCCTAGTCTGTATGCGGAGTATCCGAACCCCACCAACAGGCCCAGGAAGCCCGCACCTCCGCCGAGCCATATCAGGGTCCTTCCGACAGTCGCGTGCTTCGTTATGATCGTGAGCCCTCCCGCAGCCACCGTAGCGCCTCCAAGGGCGATGACCGCCTGGACGAGAGTGATTGCGAGCGCCGCCGCGCCCGCGTATTCTCCGCTCAGGAAGGTCGAGATGTGAGGCTCCGTGTACCCGAGGGCGGTGTAAAGAAACCCCCGCGAGACATAGCCGCTCCCGAACATAAGCGCCCCCCGAGGATAGCCAGCCCTCCTGCGGCGAGTCGTCTGGAATTCATCTGTCCCAACCCCGACGCTCCGATAGAATAGGGTTGCTGCCGCGTTGCCTGGGTTTCGATTCAGACCGAGATGTTTATCCGTCTGAAGCGTAGCGCGCGGCCAACAATGCGCGCCATGAGCACCGATAGGTCTCTCCAGAACACCCTCGACTGGGCCCTGGAGCGCATGAAGCAGAAGGGGTATGTGGTCAAGTCCAAAGTGGCACTAAACGTCGAGCCCAGCCTGGCCATAATGGGATACGCGCGGAAGGAAGGCGATACCCATAGGATCCTGATTTCTGAGTGGGCCCTCGACTCGGAGATGCTTGGAGGGCTCGTCCTCCATGAGCTTGCACATGTGTACTTCACAGAGCAGGGAGCGAGCTCGCACGACGGCGGCGTCTTGGAGGAGGTCCTGGAAGAGCTCAAGGAGAGGGACGGGCTGAGGGCAAAGGAGACGGAGCTCCTCGTCGACGCCTTCAACCACCTCCAGAACGTGCTCGTAGATGACGTCGTCTTCGAAGTGATGGGCGAGAAGGAGAAAGGGATGGCCAAGAAATTCTTCGCAGAATGGGTCTCCGACAGGCCCTCTGGGGACCCGGTCACAGACGCCGGGCTCCTCTGCAGGAACGCCTTCGCGGTAGCTTCGCTGAAGAGGAGGGGGGAATTCGAGAACGAGAGCGACATGTACTACAAGAACAAGTCGTTCGTTTCGTCCATGGGGGGGATGTCTGAGCAGGAGTTCGAGTGGCTTGAGAGGTTCCTCGAAGGGGCAGAGCCGGGCTGGAAGGCGGAGAAGTTCAGGGCAGCGCTCGAGTCCTACTTCGACAGAATCCTGGGCCTGATGCGTTCGTCCTCGAGGCTAGATGATCTCAGGTAGCGGCTCCAGGGACAAGGCCCGCACCCGACTGTCATTACCAAAGGCCCTAGTGGTGGTGGCGATCGTAGGAGCGGTAGTCTTCGGGCTGTACATCGGATACCTGGCATATGCCAACGACAGCTTCCCGACCCGGACCGAGCCCTTCGCCAACTACGCGACCGTCTCCTCGTCTTCTTTCAACGGGACCGAGTTCGCCTTCACCCTGACCTGGCAGAACGCGAGCGCGCTCCCGCTCTATGCGCAGCTCACGTCCCCGGCCACCGATGCGGCCAACACCCCGGTGTGTGGCATGGGCCTGTCGAACGTGACTGAAGGGCAGAGCATATTCATGCCCTTCACCATCAGCCCCGAGTCGCCGGCGCTTTCCAACGTCGACCTGTCCATCGCCGTCAAGCCCCTGGCCGGGGGGAGCCAGTTCACCATAGTATACAACGTCCCGTCTGTCACGGCGGGGAACCTACCGATATCCCCTTCCAACATCAGTTGCCAGGAGTCTCCTGGAATCGAGTGAGCCGGGCCTAGGAGGCGCTCGCCAGGGCCTTGAAGGCGAGCCCTGACATGGCGTAGTTCAGGATGTACATGGAGACGCAGACGGGGCAGAGGGCCTGGATGACGACTAGCTCGATGTACCAGAGATAGACCGTGAAGAGGTTCCCCACCATCAGCACCGGGACCATGACCTCTCCGTTGAGGGATCCCCTGCGCCCGAAATAGAGAGCGAGGGCGGTCATCAGGGGGAACCAGACGAGGCCATAGACGTAGAGGGGGATCCCATAGGGTCCGGGAGGGAAGGTGTCGTGGCCCCCTGCGAACACGGTGGTGCATGATAGGAACGGATTGAAACCTGTGAAGACGCTGCAGCCGTTTGAGAGTGGGCCTGAGTACGCCGTGATTTCGTCATAGCCGTGGTAAATGGCTATGACAGTGCCTACGACAGAGAGGGCGACAAACGCCTTCGTGAGGCGATCCAACGCTACTCCAGTGGCCGTGTGGGAACTGCCATGAGCGTCGGCTGGAAGGAGGCAGCCTGGGGCGAGTAGGACAGGTTCTGCTGGGCGTAGGTCTGACTGCAGACTGAGCTTGGCTTCCCGCCGGTCACCTGGCAGATGGCTGAGACGAGGTAGTTGGCCGCCCCGACTATGGCCTGGGTCTTGGGGTTCGTCGGGTCGTTCAGCTGAGAGGTGATCTGGGTCCAATTGTCTCCGGATATGCAGAGCGAGGTCAGGGGTTGGCAGGACGGGTTGAACTGGGCCCCGCAGTTGAGCGCGTACTGGTTAGCTATGTCCACGAATGGGATGGAGCCGCTTGATGGCGGGGAAGCGGAAGCACAGGTGTCGTACTGCGCCATCAGGCTTGACTGTTCCGTCGTGGGCGTCTGTATCACGTTCCCGGTCCTTCCCCATTCTTCAACTGCGACGAATGTGACGTAATTGCTCGTGTAGTTCGCGTGGGTAAAGGTGAAAGTCGGGGAATTCCTGTTTACGTCCGTGCTCGAGGAGAGCATGTACTGAAGGCCACTGAAGTTCCCGAAGCGCGAGAGTGCTATTATCAGACTCCAGCGCTCGACGGCACAGTACGGGCAGTAATCCCCCCCTATGTAGAGCACTTCAGGCTTCCCGCCCGACGTCAAGAGGGACCCCGTGATGTTGACCGGGGGATGGACGCCACTAGGCGCTCCCACGGCGTTGAAGGTCGACGTGCTCACCCCGGTGAGCGCGTTCATCGTCGCGGAGTCGACGGGGAGGCCGATGTACTTGGTATAGGGGTCATTCAGCGAAGCGGCGACGAAGTATGAGACGACGATGAGGGCGGCCACGGCCGCCAGTATCGAAATCCACATGACCCGCCTCCTCCTCTGGCGGGCCCTCAGGTTGGCCTTTATCGACAATCGGGGAGCGACCTCTAACACCAGTAGATAAATCGAATGAGGAGAACACCAACTGGCTCCGCGCCCTTGCTGAAGCGCTCGCCGGTTCGGGGACCCAAGCGAAGGCGTCGGGGTTTGAAGCGGTCTGCCTGGAGGTCTGCGATTAGGTCCCGGTTATGGGCTGGATGGGAAGCGGTTCCCCATGCTCGCCTGCAGCACATCCGCACCCTTGCACGTGCCCGCCGCGTCTCAGAGTCCCTCTGTAGAGCCCCGCCTCTAGCTTCTTCCCGGTCTTGGCCTCCCACTCCTCTATGGGCATTCCGTACTTTTGCTGTATCCTGTCTCTATACCATTCCGGTATGACGTTGAAACTGCAGAATGGAATGACCCTCAGGTCTGGGGTGAGGTAGTGGATGTCGCAGCGTTGGAGCCTTTCCTCGTCCTGGTTGTATTTGTCCTGGAAGTGCATCATCCCCAGGAACATGCTCTTCAGGTGGAACTGCCCAATGGAAGAATAGTCGTGCTTGACAAGGGCATCGGTCAGCAGCTTGGCGAAGCTCAGGCTCTTCGGCTGCTTCTCCTTGTTGACGAAGGCCGAAATCCTAGTGAGGACCTTCGCCGCGACCACATAGCGGTTGGTCCCTGAGTAGATCTCTTCCTGCTTCTCGTCGAGGAACTCGATGAGGCCTGGGATATCGACGAACTCCGGCAACGGGACGAGTCTCTTCTTGTCTGGGTCGTTGAACACGTATGTCCCGGCCCCGCAGGCGAAGTGTATGGAGAGCTCGTACTGCTCCTTCTTCGTGAAGGCCTCGATGAAGCCGGTCACCGGCGAGCAGGACGGGACTGGGAACCAGCCGTCCTTCGTGATCATGCCGTTGGTCTGCTCCTCGATTCTCTCGATGCAGTCTGGGATGGTGATCCTGTACTTCGCCCTCTCGGTCTTGGTAAGGCGGCCCGTGAGTGAGACAGGCTGGAAGTTGACGGCATGTACCGTGTCGATGTTCTTCTGTCCGAACCTGATGATGTCGCCGAGCTCGTGGTCGTTGACCGACTTTATGACCGTTGGGACCAGCACCACCCCCACCCCGACCTTGCGGCAGGCGTCGATGGCATAGGGCGCTTCCCAGTGGTTCTTCGGGTTCGTCTTCGGGCTCACACCGTCGAAGCTCATATAGAGGTTCGATACGCCAGCTTCTTTGAGCCTCTTCGCCAGCCCGGGGTTCAGTGCGAGATTGATACCGTTGGTGTTGAGCTGGATGTGGTCCACCCCCTCTTCCTTCAGTATCTTGATTATGGTGGGGAGGTCTTCCCTTATGGTCGGCTCTCCGCCCGTAATCTGGACGGAGTTCCCAGCGACCGGCCTCTCAGCCTTCAGGGAGCGGCCCATCTCTCTGACCTGGTCTAGGGTGGGTTCGTAGACGTAGGCCCCCTCCAGTCCCTTCTTGACGTAGAAGAAGCAGTACCAGCAGGTCAGGTCGCATCTGTTGGTTACTATGATGTTGGACAGCCCAGTGTGGGACAGATGGTTGGAGCAAAGGCCGCAGTTTGCTGGGCAGGAGCAGACATCCATAGGGACGTTGGCGGCGTGGGTCCCCTTGCCGTCCTTCCAATAGCGCGAAAACTTGCTGTACATCTCATAGGAGCCGAAGTAGAGCTCCTCGGTCTCGCCATGCTCCGGGCAGGTCTTGGTCATCCAGACCTTACTGCCACGCTCGAACACAATCGCGGGCAGGATTCTGTTGCAGTCAGGACAGATCGACTGCGTCTGTCGGATGAAGTTCCCCTTTGAAACCTCTTTCTTCAGCTCCAGGCTGACATCTGCGATTTGGGCCAAGGTAGATTCGCTGAGGTCTCCCTGACCCGTAGCGCATATAAGCATTTTAACTTTGCCGAGGGTAAAAAGTTAAAACTCAGCCTGCCGGGGACAGGACCAGAGGCTGGAAAGTGTGAGTCTGAGTGAAAGGGCGTCAGGATCTCTGGAGGAGCTCGGTCTGACCGGGAGCGAAATCAAGGCGTACGTCGCCCTCCTGAAGGGAGGGACAATGACCGCCAGCGACGTGAGCAGGGAGGCAAGGATACCTTACTCCAAGGTGTATGACGCCCTAGAGTCGCTTCACAGGCGCGGGTGGGTGGAGGAGCAGAAGAGCAGACCAATCGTCTACACCGCGAAGCCTCCTGACACCGCCCTGGAAGAGCTGAGGGCCAGACAAGAGACCGAGAGAAAGGAGAAGGAGCAGACAGCCCTTGAGGAGCTGATGGGGATCTACGTCAGCAGGGGGGAACAGGAGAAGCCGGACATATGGATTATGAGGGGGACTAACGAGATCCTTTCGCGGGTGAAGAACCTGCTGCTGA
Proteins encoded in this region:
- a CDS encoding DNA topoisomerase I; translation: MSAYWTTLSHNGVNFPDPYQPDGLSISVRGKVVPLSASAEEMAYNFAKKKDTPYVQDPVFQSNFTSDFVTELPEWCRGARFSDFDFTALNRKVDREKAVKETMPKEEKKSLAASRKERRESLKARYGKAVLDGKEVDIANWMVEPPGLFMGRGQHPLRGRWKPRVGASDVVLNLGESAQVPPGDWKEVVHDHNSMWMAKWVDKLTDKEKYVWLHESSPLQQSRSKAKYDNAKKVGTHLNKIRGKMSKELDSKDERLRQVATVCYLIDTLGMRVGDEKDEDEADTVGASTLRVEHVTLGGDLAEFNFLGKDSVLWHKSEKVPASVARNLREFMSGKGPGEEVFQNVSSGMVNQFLSSIVPGATAKVFRTFHATAKAQEILGAKDMRAADDLDKLYHAKEANLQAAVFCNHQRTPPKNWEESRLKKEQKLKEAVSKNDSKRIPKLRRELEFYERTKNYNLNTSLKNYIDPRVYKAWCDYVGLEWAKVYSKSLQKKFAWAAKSSAKWEGSRLGESGP
- a CDS encoding DUF929 family protein encodes the protein MSIKANLRARQRRRRVMWISILAAVAALIVVSYFVAASLNDPYTKYIGLPVDSATMNALTGVSTSTFNAVGAPSGVHPPVNITGSLLTSGGKPEVLYIGGDYCPYCAVERWSLIIALSRFGNFSGLQYMLSSSTDVNRNSPTFTFTHANYTSNYVTFVAVEEWGRTGNVIQTPTTEQSSLMAQYDTCASASPPSSGSIPFVDIANQYALNCGAQFNPSCQPLTSLCISGDNWTQITSQLNDPTNPKTQAIVGAANYLVSAICQVTGGKPSSVCSQTYAQQNLSYSPQAASFQPTLMAVPTRPLE
- a CDS encoding TrmB family transcriptional regulator, which codes for MSLSERASGSLEELGLTGSEIKAYVALLKGGTMTASDVSREARIPYSKVYDALESLHRRGWVEEQKSRPIVYTAKPPDTALEELRARQETERKEKEQTALEELMGIYVSRGEQEKPDIWIMRGTNEILSRVKNLLLNCRAELLIALPSQLAPFTDRIEPLLATLKEKGVKCLILTSPDLPQGAADQLAKHAEVRSRKTMYGGGLVSDSREVVLLLGSGEQGGLPLAIWASHHGLASFAKDYFEFLWSSPGTSKH
- a CDS encoding PAC2 family protein yields the protein MWLDYQGAVGHPLKDPVMVVAVSTAMPQYRALYSQARELGQYMLKKMEFKRIGTVRASAFPPEIMVREEGLASLQECGFYLCRGKHDVVLFAGDASPMDEQYEFARFILSKAEEMGVKELYSIGARWAENPLPPEADPEASGFATDAVGVSKLKKNGVKVLGDEPAPFFASMVVAMAKEHGIRGYKLSVDHGEPSPHVRSVVRLLSVLGALAGFDLDLEELRSKALPVTPTRTAPKESIYH
- a CDS encoding amidohydrolase; this encodes MAVIDAHAHIGVFGSWAGVSATAGQLVEQMDRFEVEKAAVFGLDNEVVKRAVDSHPGRLVGYVWPNPHDPRALDLVRKAVDEWGFRGVKLHPLLHAFLPTDDEVRPIVEFMASRRLPVAIHSGHPPFSLPWSIGELAEKYPEAKIVMLHMGHAHGVYIKAAIDTARKFDNITLETSGVSMHSKIREAVERVGEERVVFGSDYPFHDYSVELQKVRVSGLNDRLQRKVLHDNAERLLS
- a CDS encoding AIR synthase family protein: MLTSTGAPSDLVVEGPKPGLDFATVRLDGGFLLVSADPITGATEDIGRYAIHVSANDVATSGTRPMFAETVVLLAEGSSAEDAAVIGEQMHETAASLGMAIVGGHTEVTPGLKRTIVVVTAFGYAKKYVSSSGAEAGDTMMMTKFAGLEGTSEIAAERPDLLRGVPRAALRRAEGLISQVSVVEEAVAAFGTGSIHAMHDCTEGGVLGAAYEMSLASGLGFVLEEELVPVLPETAKICEALSIDPLKLIGSGALILAVRKGEEIGVERALGGVCKVTRIGDFARGGRSVVGRAGSRRVMTEAPQDELWRVLRRPPRRA
- a CDS encoding radical SAM protein is translated as MLICATGQGDLSESTLAQIADVSLELKKEVSKGNFIRQTQSICPDCNRILPAIVFERGSKVWMTKTCPEHGETEELYFGSYEMYSKFSRYWKDGKGTHAANVPMDVCSCPANCGLCSNHLSHTGLSNIIVTNRCDLTCWYCFFYVKKGLEGAYVYEPTLDQVREMGRSLKAERPVAGNSVQITGGEPTIREDLPTIIKILKEEGVDHIQLNTNGINLALNPGLAKRLKEAGVSNLYMSFDGVSPKTNPKNHWEAPYAIDACRKVGVGVVLVPTVIKSVNDHELGDIIRFGQKNIDTVHAVNFQPVSLTGRLTKTERAKYRITIPDCIERIEEQTNGMITKDGWFPVPSCSPVTGFIEAFTKKEQYELSIHFACGAGTYVFNDPDKKRLVPLPEFVDIPGLIEFLDEKQEEIYSGTNRYVVAAKVLTRISAFVNKEKQPKSLSFAKLLTDALVKHDYSSIGQFHLKSMFLGMMHFQDKYNQDEERLQRCDIHYLTPDLRVIPFCSFNVIPEWYRDRIQQKYGMPIEEWEAKTGKKLEAGLYRGTLRRGGHVQGCGCAAGEHGEPLPIQPITGT